In Streptomyces sp. SN-593, a single genomic region encodes these proteins:
- a CDS encoding thioesterase II family protein: protein MSSVENQWCRRYVPAQAPTARLVCLPHAGGSAPYFRPVSLALGKEFDVVAVQYPGRQDRRSEPPITEMSVLADRVAEILAAEDDLPLTLFGHSLGAILAFEVARRLEAGGRPPARIVASGRRGPSTHRDEALHRLDDAGLIAELRAGEGTVSVLLEDEELMRAALPALRADYQVAELYGCDPSVTVSSPITVLTGDNDPKTTLDEARTWEAHTTGGFEFEVYPGGHFFLSQHIAPIIALLRGHLSGRSAPVQ, encoded by the coding sequence ATGTCATCCGTGGAAAATCAATGGTGCCGCCGCTACGTGCCCGCACAGGCCCCCACCGCGCGCCTCGTCTGCCTCCCGCACGCGGGTGGGTCGGCGCCCTACTTCCGCCCGGTGTCGCTGGCGCTCGGCAAGGAGTTCGACGTCGTCGCCGTGCAGTACCCGGGCCGCCAGGACCGCCGCAGCGAGCCGCCGATCACCGAGATGTCCGTGCTCGCCGACCGGGTGGCGGAGATCCTGGCGGCGGAGGACGATCTTCCGTTGACGCTGTTCGGCCACAGCCTCGGCGCCATCCTCGCGTTCGAGGTGGCCCGCCGGCTGGAGGCGGGCGGGCGGCCGCCGGCCCGGATCGTCGCGTCCGGGCGCCGCGGGCCGTCCACCCACCGGGACGAGGCGCTGCACCGGCTCGACGACGCCGGTCTGATCGCCGAACTGCGGGCGGGCGAGGGCACCGTGTCCGTCCTGCTTGAAGACGAGGAGCTGATGCGGGCCGCGCTGCCGGCGCTGCGCGCCGACTACCAGGTCGCCGAGCTCTACGGCTGCGACCCGTCGGTGACCGTGAGCAGCCCCATCACCGTGCTGACCGGCGACAACGATCCCAAGACCACGCTGGACGAGGCCAGGACGTGGGAGGCGCACACCACCGGCGGCTTCGAGTTCGAGGTGTACCCGGGCGGGCACTTCTTCCTCAGCCAGCACATCGCACCGATCATCGCGCTGCTGCGCGGGCACCTGAGCGGGCGCTCCGCCCCGGTGCAGTAG
- a CDS encoding 4'-phosphopantetheinyl transferase family protein, giving the protein MDDIARPPAAPPGPQPAPAPAPASAPAPAPAGLIRDLLPSCAVSVDLFGDVLDGERHPEARLFPEEEAAIAKAVDKRRREFTTVRFCARRALAGLGYGPVPFVPGERGAPSWPSGVVGSMTHCDGYRAATVAPGTEVASLGIDAEPALPLPQGVFDVVTIEAEHGRLDALARTRPDVPWDRLLFCAKEAVYKAWFPLTRRWLGFEEAHVTLREDGGFTARLLVPGPTVGGRQLDGFTGRWLVRDGIAATAVVVAHP; this is encoded by the coding sequence ATGGACGACATCGCGCGGCCGCCGGCCGCCCCTCCCGGACCGCAGCCCGCCCCCGCACCGGCGCCCGCCAGTGCCCCCGCACCGGCGCCCGCCGGGCTGATACGGGACCTGCTGCCGTCCTGCGCGGTGTCGGTGGACCTGTTCGGCGACGTCCTGGACGGTGAGCGGCACCCCGAGGCGCGGCTGTTCCCCGAGGAGGAGGCGGCGATCGCGAAGGCGGTCGACAAGCGGCGCCGCGAGTTCACCACCGTACGGTTCTGCGCCCGGCGCGCGCTGGCCGGGCTCGGGTACGGCCCGGTGCCGTTCGTCCCCGGCGAGCGCGGCGCGCCGAGCTGGCCGTCCGGTGTGGTCGGGAGCATGACCCACTGCGACGGGTACCGGGCCGCGACCGTCGCGCCCGGCACGGAGGTCGCGTCGCTCGGCATCGACGCCGAGCCGGCCCTCCCGCTGCCGCAGGGCGTGTTCGACGTGGTGACCATCGAGGCGGAGCACGGGCGGCTCGACGCGCTCGCGCGCACCCGCCCCGACGTTCCCTGGGACCGGCTGCTGTTCTGCGCCAAGGAGGCCGTCTACAAGGCGTGGTTCCCGCTCACCCGGCGCTGGCTCGGCTTCGAGGAAGCCCATGTGACACTCCGTGAGGACGGCGGGTTCACGGCGCGGCTGCTCGTTCCCGGACCGACGGTCGGCGGCCGGCAACTGGACGGGTTCACCGGCCGGTGGCTGGTGCGCGACGGCATCGCGGCCACCGCCGTGGTCGTGGCGCACCCGTAG